In one Camelus ferus isolate YT-003-E chromosome 14, BCGSAC_Cfer_1.0, whole genome shotgun sequence genomic region, the following are encoded:
- the EEF1AKMT1 gene encoding EEF1A lysine methyltransferase 1, with protein sequence MCEMSDSEDDGVPQLSSHALAALQEFYAEQRQHADPAGDDKYNIGVIEENWQLSQFWYDQETARRLAEEAGAAAGEGGRIACVSAPSVYQKLRELQGEAASSVYIFEYDTRFAVYGEEFIFYDYHNPMDLPKKIAAHSFDIVIADPPYLSEECLRKTSETIKYLTRGKILLCTGAVMEEVAAKLLGVKMCKFIPKHTRTLANEFRCYVNYESGLDREL encoded by the exons ATGTGTGAAATGAGTGACTCTGAAGATGACGGTGTCCCCCAGCTGTCGTCCCATGCCCTAGCAGCTCTGCAGGAATTTTATGCTGAGCAGAGGCAGCATGCTGACCCCGCTGGTGATGACAAGTATAACATTGGAGTAATAGAAGAGAACTGG CAGCTGAGCCAGTTCTGGTACGATCAGGAGACTGCCCGGCGGCTCGCAGAGGAGGCCGGGGCAGCTGCAGGAGAAGGTGGCAG GATAGCGTGTGTCAGCGCCCCCAGTGTTTACCAGAAGCTGAGAgagctgcagggggaggcagcCTCGTCCGTCTACATCTTCGAATATGACACAAGATTTGCCGTGTACGGAGAGGAGTTTATCTTCTATGATTACCACAATCCAATGGATTTGCCCAAGAAAATTGCTGCACACAGCTTTGACATCGTAATAGCAGATCCCCCCTACCTCTCCGAGGAATGTCTGAGAAAAACATCCGAAACCATAAAGTACCTGACTCGGGGCAAGATTCTGCTGTGCACAG GTGCCGTCATGGAGGAAGTGGCAGCAAAACTTCTTGGAGTGAAGATGTGCAAGTTTATTCCAAAACACACTCGAACCTTGGCAAACGAGTTTCGCTGTTATGTGAATTATGAGTCTGGGCTGGACCGTGAATTGTGA